One genomic segment of Rubrobacter aplysinae includes these proteins:
- the pcaG gene encoding protocatechuate 3,4-dioxygenase subunit alpha — protein sequence MPGVTPSQTVGPFFHDALLAEDQTRLVDEEYPGAIRLHGTVYDGAGEPVPDAMVEIWQADSRGRYPHSDAPLKASEDSESFTGFGRSGTDWEGRFGFVTVKPGRVPGPKGTDQAPHVLMTVFARGLLKRVVTRIYFPDEEASNAADPVLLTVQEDLRYTLVAEPGAGGLRFDVRLQDGPGGEPETVFFSV from the coding sequence ATGCCTGGCGTTACCCCCTCACAGACGGTGGGGCCTTTCTTCCACGACGCGCTGCTCGCGGAGGACCAGACGCGGCTAGTAGACGAAGAGTATCCCGGGGCGATCCGCCTGCACGGCACGGTCTACGACGGCGCCGGAGAGCCCGTGCCCGACGCGATGGTCGAGATCTGGCAGGCCGATTCACGGGGTCGGTATCCTCACTCCGACGCCCCTCTCAAAGCGTCTGAGGACTCAGAGAGCTTTACCGGCTTCGGGCGTTCCGGCACCGACTGGGAGGGCCGGTTCGGGTTCGTTACCGTGAAACCCGGGCGGGTGCCGGGGCCAAAGGGTACGGATCAGGCGCCGCACGTCCTGATGACGGTCTTCGCCAGAGGCCTCCTGAAAAGGGTGGTGACCAGGATCTACTTCCCGGACGAGGAGGCGTCGAACGCCGCCGACCCGGTCCTGCTCACGGTACAAGAGGACCTCCGATACACCCTCGTCGCGGAGCCCGGGGCCGGGGGATTGAGGTTCGACGTACGCCTCCAGGATGGACCCGGCGGCGAGCCCGAGACGGTGTTTTTCAGTGTCTGA
- the pcaB gene encoding 3-carboxy-cis,cis-muconate cycloisomerase, with the protein MSDSPGTDGASGGLFGPIFAPDDPDGVQGETGDEAWLQAMLDAEAALAAAQAGAGLISDADAGAIRSRCKAELFDAGELGREGRAAGNPVVPLVKRLTAEVDKASGTASRQVHRGATSQDILDTAAMLVAARALAQILPEIDGLAAECAALAEDHRATLMAGRTLMQQALPVTFGLKAAGWLVALIEARRGLHRVRRDRLAVQLGGAAGTLASLGAAGPAVLSGFATELGLAEPVVPWHSNRVRVADLVGALAACAGAVEKISGDVILMSQTEVGEVAEPSGGGRGGSSTLPHKRNPILSVTASASVRRARAAAHTLQSSMDHEHERAAGAWHAEWQALSEALSATGGSVATMREATGGLEVYPGRMRRNLDATGGLIMAENVSTALTGELGRLQAHELVQAACERVSLNGTGLEQELLSEPEISRAISEEELDSALDPGSYLGSAQTFVDRALALYNEEVREMRDQDG; encoded by the coding sequence GTGTCTGATTCTCCCGGGACGGACGGAGCGTCGGGCGGGCTCTTCGGGCCCATCTTCGCGCCCGACGATCCTGATGGGGTTCAAGGGGAGACCGGAGACGAGGCCTGGCTACAGGCCATGCTCGACGCGGAGGCGGCTCTCGCGGCGGCCCAGGCGGGCGCGGGCCTCATATCCGACGCCGACGCGGGGGCGATCCGCTCCCGCTGCAAGGCGGAGCTCTTCGACGCCGGGGAGCTCGGGAGAGAGGGCCGGGCCGCCGGCAACCCCGTGGTCCCGCTCGTAAAGAGGCTGACCGCCGAGGTGGATAAGGCGTCCGGCACGGCCTCCCGTCAGGTGCACCGGGGGGCGACCAGCCAGGACATCCTGGACACCGCCGCGATGCTCGTCGCGGCCCGGGCGCTGGCTCAGATCCTCCCAGAGATTGACGGCCTCGCCGCGGAGTGCGCCGCCCTGGCCGAAGATCACCGCGCGACCCTCATGGCCGGCCGTACCCTAATGCAGCAGGCGCTCCCGGTCACCTTTGGCCTCAAGGCGGCGGGTTGGCTCGTCGCTTTGATAGAGGCTCGGCGAGGGCTGCACCGCGTCCGGCGGGATAGGCTGGCCGTCCAGCTCGGGGGCGCGGCGGGCACGCTCGCCTCCCTCGGGGCGGCGGGACCTGCCGTGCTCTCCGGCTTTGCCACAGAGCTGGGGCTCGCCGAGCCCGTCGTGCCCTGGCACTCGAACCGGGTCAGGGTCGCGGACCTCGTCGGCGCGCTCGCTGCCTGCGCCGGGGCCGTAGAGAAGATCTCGGGCGACGTGATCCTGATGTCCCAGACCGAGGTGGGCGAGGTGGCCGAGCCCTCGGGCGGCGGCCGCGGCGGCTCCTCGACCCTGCCGCACAAGCGCAACCCCATACTCTCGGTCACCGCCTCGGCGAGTGTGCGCAGGGCCAGGGCCGCCGCCCACACCCTCCAGTCCTCCATGGACCACGAGCACGAGCGCGCCGCCGGAGCCTGGCACGCCGAGTGGCAGGCGCTCTCCGAGGCGCTCTCCGCGACCGGTGGCTCGGTCGCGACGATGCGCGAGGCGACCGGCGGGCTTGAGGTCTACCCGGGCCGGATGCGCCGGAACCTCGACGCCACCGGCGGCCTCATAATGGCCGAGAACGTTAGTACCGCACTCACCGGAGAGCTTGGCCGGCTACAGGCCCATGAGCTGGTGCAGGCAGCTTGCGAGCGCGTGTCCCTGAACGGTACCGGGCTAGAGCAAGAGCTCCTGTCCGAGCCCGAGATAAGCCGGGCGATCTCCGAGGAAGAGCTGGATTCCGCGCTAGATCCCGGGAGCTATCTCGGCTCCGCGCAGACGTTCGTGGACCGGGCTCTGGCCCTCTACAACGAGGAGGTTAGAGAGATGAGAGACCAAGATGGCTAA
- the pcaD gene encoding 3-oxoadipate enol-lactonase, which produces MANPAKLYHELEGPEDAPLLVMANSLGTDLRMWDEQAPELRLRFRLLRYNHRGHEGSEEPPGPYSIADLGEDILALVDELGVEHFSFVGLSIGGMVGMWLASEVPERVERLALCCTTARMSSKEPWDERAANVRWAGTASIAATVVERWFTPAFREAAPETVQRAEDMVRRTPDEGYAACCEAIRDMDLSGRLGSITAPALVVAGEEDQATPPDHAALIRDSIPDSGMTVVQDAAHLANVERPETVTSLLLDHLDHLDHPDPVTKASP; this is translated from the coding sequence ATGGCTAACCCTGCGAAGCTCTATCACGAGCTCGAAGGCCCTGAGGATGCCCCACTGCTGGTGATGGCAAACTCCCTGGGCACGGACCTGCGCATGTGGGACGAGCAGGCCCCGGAGCTCCGGCTGCGCTTCAGGCTGCTCCGCTACAATCACCGGGGCCATGAGGGCTCCGAGGAGCCTCCCGGACCGTACTCCATAGCAGACCTCGGAGAGGACATACTGGCGCTCGTGGATGAGCTCGGCGTGGAGCACTTCTCCTTTGTCGGGCTCTCCATCGGCGGCATGGTCGGTATGTGGCTCGCGAGTGAGGTCCCCGAGAGGGTAGAGCGCCTCGCGCTCTGCTGCACCACGGCCCGGATGTCCTCTAAAGAGCCCTGGGACGAGCGAGCCGCAAACGTGCGGTGGGCCGGCACGGCGTCCATCGCGGCAACCGTCGTGGAGCGCTGGTTTACCCCGGCCTTCCGCGAGGCCGCGCCGGAGACGGTGCAGCGGGCCGAGGACATGGTCCGGCGCACCCCGGACGAGGGCTACGCGGCCTGCTGCGAGGCGATCCGCGACATGGACCTGAGCGGCCGCCTCGGCTCTATTACCGCCCCGGCGCTTGTAGTCGCGGGCGAGGAGGATCAGGCCACACCGCCGGATCACGCCGCGCTTATCCGGGACTCCATCCCTGACTCCGGGATGACGGTGGTCCAGGACGCGGCCCACCTCGCAAACGTTGAGCGTCCGGAGACCGTAACCTCCCTGCTGCTCGACCATCTCGACCACCTAGATCACCCCGATCCCGTTACGAAGGCCTCTCCTTGA